A stretch of Gemmatimonas aurantiaca T-27 DNA encodes these proteins:
- a CDS encoding helix-turn-helix transcriptional regulator: MTPDPARGVPGKIGNHIRQLRFAHGQMTQEALAQAVGITRQTVIALEAERYAPSLDLALRLAAEFGIGVDRVFFRRDADGMPPAPLPTEPTT, encoded by the coding sequence ATGACCCCCGATCCCGCGCGCGGCGTGCCGGGGAAAATCGGCAATCACATTCGCCAACTGCGCTTTGCGCATGGTCAGATGACCCAGGAGGCATTGGCGCAAGCAGTAGGCATCACGCGCCAAACGGTCATCGCGCTGGAAGCGGAGCGGTACGCTCCATCGCTCGACCTCGCGCTGAGACTCGCGGCCGAGTTTGGGATCGGCGTAGACCGCGTGTTCTTCCGCCGCGACGCCGATGGCATGCCGCCCGCACCACTCCCCACTGAACCAACAACATGA
- a CDS encoding acyl-CoA thioester hydrolase/BAAT C-terminal domain-containing protein gives MKLLKWTAITLAVLVMILVGSTAFAIHRVDPLVFPPNHGKVEATFFAGPESSHPKPLVVAFGGAEGRNAWASNHWAAERQKFLDEDYAFLAIGYFGSPGTPEHLDRIALEGIYAAIADVARRPDVDGRCIALVGASKGSELALLLASRYPDIDAVAAIAAGYAVFPAHTTTMTTSSFSHHGQSLPFVPLPWSATVPLITGNLRKVFDIMSADTTAVARALIPVEKIHGPVFLLSATQDEYWDSQGMSDAMMKRLKANNFPHVSAHVAISGTHAAPTEHLDEVRKFLAANFKARAATGCEATHGGAVSADSSLHQRAIP, from the coding sequence ATGAAGCTTCTGAAATGGACAGCCATCACCCTCGCGGTGCTGGTCATGATACTGGTCGGGTCAACCGCCTTTGCCATCCACCGCGTCGACCCACTCGTCTTTCCTCCCAACCACGGGAAGGTGGAAGCGACATTCTTTGCCGGTCCCGAATCGTCACACCCCAAGCCGCTCGTTGTGGCGTTCGGTGGTGCGGAGGGTCGTAACGCCTGGGCCAGCAACCACTGGGCAGCGGAGCGGCAGAAGTTCCTCGACGAGGACTACGCCTTTCTCGCCATCGGATACTTCGGATCGCCGGGTACACCGGAGCATCTGGATCGCATTGCCTTGGAAGGCATCTACGCCGCTATTGCCGATGTGGCGCGACGGCCCGATGTAGACGGACGCTGCATCGCGTTGGTCGGCGCGTCGAAGGGTAGTGAACTCGCACTGCTGCTGGCGAGCCGGTACCCGGACATCGACGCGGTGGCCGCGATTGCGGCGGGCTATGCGGTGTTCCCGGCGCACACCACCACGATGACCACGTCTTCGTTCAGCCACCACGGCCAGTCGCTGCCCTTCGTACCGCTACCCTGGAGCGCCACCGTGCCGCTCATCACAGGCAATCTGCGCAAGGTGTTCGATATCATGTCGGCCGATACGACTGCCGTGGCGCGCGCGCTCATCCCGGTGGAGAAGATCCATGGTCCCGTGTTCTTGCTTTCCGCCACGCAGGACGAGTACTGGGATTCGCAGGGTATGTCGGACGCCATGATGAAGCGACTGAAGGCGAACAACTTCCCGCATGTGTCCGCACATGTGGCCATCTCCGGTACTCACGCGGCGCCAACGGAGCATCTCGACGAGGTGCGCAAGTTCCTCGCAGCGAATTTCAAAGCGCGCGCTGCCACCGGATGTGAAGCGACCCACGGCGGAGCTGTTTCGGCGGATTCGTCATTGCACCAACGTGCCATCCCGTAG
- a CDS encoding DUF5990 family protein, which translates to MSTTAARPLVLRLTLCDPPAGVPFAVQLGRDELLPPTRVTKDRIVFDVPVELVETATGVARLRGAAIQGPASGRFLYVASGTRAGDLASPWNRRAKVPLTPMPIPQLLAAASGEAVTLHAAIAGTAKDGGPAAASIPLLRGWSLSAATG; encoded by the coding sequence ATGTCCACGACTGCTGCACGGCCCCTCGTGCTGCGCTTGACGCTCTGCGATCCGCCCGCTGGTGTCCCCTTCGCCGTGCAACTCGGACGCGACGAGCTGTTGCCGCCGACGCGGGTCACGAAAGACCGCATCGTCTTCGACGTGCCCGTTGAACTGGTCGAGACCGCGACCGGCGTCGCACGATTGCGTGGGGCGGCGATCCAGGGGCCGGCCAGTGGACGGTTTCTGTACGTGGCCTCCGGCACGCGCGCTGGAGATCTCGCGTCGCCATGGAACCGACGGGCCAAGGTGCCGCTCACACCGATGCCCATACCACAGTTGCTCGCGGCAGCATCTGGAGAGGCCGTGACGCTCCACGCAGCGATAGCGGGGACCGCGAAGGATGGAGGACCTGCAGCCGCCAGCATTCCGCTGTTGCGTGGATGGAGCTTGAGCGCCGCCACGGGCTAG
- a CDS encoding S9 family peptidase, with the protein MTMFRILCGTQVLCALLLAPRAISAQAAQSLRTAAIAERELPRAPRLPRTAFLENRTLVAAELSPAGDAVAYLREQKDSRALWLLPAGGGEARMLVGSTQAEQIMWSRDGRWLFVRAPRVLTIVGIDGGTGVRVPLGGNERRRVIKLDPSQPAAVLLGERVAAGKGERWRVVRMDAHGKRTVLREDAHWIHDVAFDAQGRVVALTRFEGAFDALYRVRGDGSIREALRLQPMQRLNLLAVRADGSLLMTGNAGGGIDGKFRGVLRLDTNNTLQTLHQDPRGEADLDEVVVDPRTQEPLAASYRSTIAATYGIGDAQATVSAITKKFPGRDIALQAGNGPSAHWLVSERAATLRDARWYLYDPRTGNLRRILDDSGITAGSPPETALARKLAIAYTTSDGTRVHGFVLLPPGVDAARAPLIAHVHGGPANHFRAGYDGTAQFLANRGYVVFQSNFRGSTGHGLGYTFAPNGDYGNGRVQQDIVEGVRWLLAQGIGDKDWVGIVGHSFGGYSTLLGLTFQSELFKVGVAGSPPADLGWAMRWLLEAGDQGDLPDRSLKHTLAALSLDGTDAATFARLHAQSPLVNAAKMHRPILIMAGGADRTVAIREVLNYAATVKAAGRPLSLLVEPGGGHSPSDPVPREAYLFGMEALLQAHLGGAKPEAPGQRLRAYLRENLRLTGPEFREFARQ; encoded by the coding sequence ATGACGATGTTCCGAATCCTGTGTGGCACGCAGGTGCTGTGCGCGCTGCTGCTTGCACCTCGCGCCATATCTGCGCAGGCCGCACAAAGTCTGCGCACGGCGGCTATCGCAGAGCGTGAATTGCCGCGTGCGCCGCGTCTGCCGCGCACGGCCTTCCTCGAGAATCGCACGCTGGTGGCCGCCGAGTTGTCGCCGGCGGGTGATGCGGTGGCGTACCTGCGTGAGCAGAAGGATTCGCGTGCGCTGTGGCTGCTGCCGGCCGGTGGCGGCGAGGCGCGCATGCTGGTGGGCAGCACGCAGGCTGAACAGATCATGTGGTCACGCGACGGACGCTGGCTGTTCGTGCGTGCGCCGCGTGTGCTCACCATAGTTGGTATCGATGGTGGCACGGGAGTGCGCGTGCCGTTGGGCGGCAACGAGCGACGACGGGTGATCAAGCTCGATCCCTCGCAGCCGGCCGCGGTGTTGTTGGGCGAACGCGTCGCTGCCGGCAAAGGGGAACGTTGGCGTGTGGTGCGCATGGACGCACACGGCAAGCGTACCGTGCTGCGCGAGGACGCGCACTGGATTCACGACGTCGCGTTTGATGCACAGGGCCGCGTCGTCGCGCTGACGCGCTTCGAAGGTGCATTCGATGCACTGTATCGTGTTCGCGGGGACGGCAGCATACGTGAGGCGCTGCGCCTGCAACCGATGCAGCGATTGAACCTGCTGGCGGTGCGCGCCGACGGCAGCCTGCTGATGACAGGCAATGCCGGCGGCGGAATCGATGGGAAATTCCGCGGCGTGCTGCGGTTGGACACGAACAACACGCTGCAGACGCTGCACCAGGATCCGCGCGGTGAGGCCGACCTCGATGAGGTGGTGGTTGATCCGCGCACCCAGGAGCCGCTGGCGGCGAGCTACCGCAGCACCATTGCCGCGACGTACGGCATTGGCGACGCGCAGGCCACCGTCTCCGCCATCACGAAGAAATTCCCGGGCCGCGACATCGCCCTGCAAGCGGGCAACGGCCCGTCCGCGCATTGGCTGGTGAGCGAACGCGCGGCGACGCTGCGTGATGCGCGCTGGTACCTGTACGACCCGCGCACCGGGAATCTTCGGCGCATCCTGGACGACTCCGGTATCACTGCCGGTTCGCCGCCGGAAACTGCGCTCGCGCGCAAGCTCGCCATCGCCTACACAACATCCGACGGCACGCGTGTGCACGGCTTCGTGCTGCTGCCGCCGGGCGTGGACGCCGCGCGCGCGCCGCTCATCGCGCATGTGCACGGTGGGCCGGCCAACCACTTCCGCGCCGGCTACGATGGCACCGCCCAGTTCCTCGCCAACCGCGGCTACGTGGTGTTCCAGTCGAACTTCCGCGGTTCCACCGGACATGGACTCGGTTACACGTTTGCGCCCAACGGCGACTATGGGAACGGCCGAGTGCAGCAGGATATCGTGGAGGGCGTGCGCTGGCTGCTGGCGCAGGGCATCGGCGACAAGGACTGGGTCGGCATCGTTGGCCATTCTTTCGGCGGCTATTCCACGCTGCTGGGGCTGACCTTCCAGTCGGAGCTGTTCAAGGTGGGCGTGGCCGGTTCGCCGCCAGCGGACCTGGGATGGGCGATGCGTTGGCTGCTCGAAGCGGGCGACCAGGGTGATCTGCCGGATCGTTCGCTCAAACACACGCTGGCGGCGCTGTCGCTGGATGGGACCGATGCCGCGACCTTTGCACGCCTGCACGCACAGTCGCCGCTGGTGAACGCCGCGAAGATGCACAGGCCCATACTGATCATGGCCGGTGGCGCCGACCGCACGGTGGCGATCCGCGAAGTGCTGAACTACGCCGCCACCGTGAAAGCGGCCGGTCGTCCGCTGAGCCTGCTGGTCGAACCGGGCGGCGGGCATTCGCCGTCGGATCCGGTGCCGCGCGAGGCCTACCTGTTCGGCATGGAAGCCCTGCTGCAGGCCCACCTCGGCGGCGCAAAGCCGGAAGCGCCGGGTCAGCGCTTACGTGCGTACCTGCGCGAAAATCTGCGTCTGACCGGGCCGGAGTTCCGCGAATTCGCCAGGCAGTAA
- a CDS encoding ABC transporter ATP-binding protein codes for MGDATDYANDYVIETRALSKRYGRKLALDNLDLRIPRGRIHAIVGANGAGKSTLFRILMGFLPPSAGEARILGKDSQSLTPHDRSRIGFVNEEHTLASWMRVSQVAAMQQHQYPRWNQHAYDNVIGHYHVLPEQKVGQLSRGERAGFNLALALAQGPELLVLDEPTLGLDVVAKRAFLESLMYSNATDDCTVIYCSHQMEEIERVADNLIILERGQLRHMSAPEDFTARVSHWIADVPFKGPALHTVPGLLEMQQLDGLQHYLVLDQDEGFERFLREAGARNVQSMPVSLDRAVNAFLAKNHAAPTAA; via the coding sequence ATGGGCGATGCTACCGACTACGCCAACGACTACGTGATCGAGACCCGCGCGCTGAGCAAGCGCTACGGGCGCAAGCTGGCGTTGGACAATCTCGACCTGCGCATTCCGCGTGGACGCATCCACGCCATCGTCGGCGCCAACGGTGCCGGCAAGTCCACGCTGTTCCGCATCCTGATGGGCTTCCTGCCGCCGAGCGCGGGCGAGGCACGCATACTCGGCAAGGACAGCCAGTCGCTGACCCCGCACGATCGCAGTCGCATTGGCTTCGTCAATGAGGAACACACACTCGCGAGCTGGATGCGGGTGTCGCAGGTCGCGGCGATGCAGCAGCACCAGTACCCGCGCTGGAACCAGCACGCCTACGACAATGTGATCGGTCACTACCATGTGCTGCCGGAACAGAAGGTCGGTCAGCTTTCGCGCGGCGAACGCGCCGGCTTCAACCTCGCGCTGGCGTTGGCGCAGGGGCCGGAGTTGCTGGTGCTGGACGAACCCACGCTGGGTCTCGACGTGGTGGCCAAGCGCGCGTTTCTCGAATCGCTGATGTACAGCAACGCCACCGATGATTGCACCGTGATCTATTGCTCGCACCAGATGGAGGAGATCGAGCGTGTCGCCGACAACCTCATCATCCTCGAGCGCGGGCAGCTCAGGCACATGTCGGCGCCGGAAGATTTCACCGCGCGCGTGAGCCACTGGATTGCCGATGTGCCGTTCAAGGGGCCGGCATTGCACACCGTGCCAGGCCTATTGGAAATGCAGCAACTGGACGGACTGCAACACTACCTGGTGCTGGACCAGGACGAAGGCTTCGAACGTTTCCTGCGCGAGGCCGGCGCGCGCAATGTGCAGTCGATGCCCGTGAGTCTGGATCGCGCGGTCAATGCCTTCCTGGCCAAGAACCACGCCGCGCCAACAGCGGCCTGA
- a CDS encoding GntR family transcriptional regulator, translating into MAKTRPLMLQIATGDPRPIIKQITDAVRVKIATGELEPGDQLPTVRGLAQQLTINPNTVAKAYAELTTEGWLESRQSMGLYVAAPRQRLSDAERDRRLDMAIDHFIHDVVPLGFSPAEVQARVAHGLQQLAPRKRA; encoded by the coding sequence ATGGCGAAAACACGCCCCCTGATGTTGCAGATCGCCACCGGCGATCCGCGACCCATCATCAAGCAGATCACCGACGCGGTACGGGTGAAGATCGCCACCGGCGAACTGGAACCCGGCGACCAGTTGCCCACCGTGCGCGGCCTGGCCCAGCAACTGACCATCAATCCGAATACGGTGGCCAAGGCCTATGCCGAACTGACCACCGAGGGCTGGCTGGAGTCGCGTCAGAGCATGGGCCTGTACGTGGCCGCGCCACGTCAGCGCCTGTCCGATGCCGAGCGTGACCGCCGGCTGGACATGGCCATCGACCACTTCATCCACGACGTGGTGCCACTGGGTTTCTCGCCGGCCGAAGTGCAGGCGCGGGTCGCCCACGGGTTGCAGCAACTCGCTCCCCGCAAGCGCGCCTGA
- a CDS encoding restriction endonuclease, with the protein MPKDLFLPTELPWAELKGRDLEELLYWLFDSMGAKDLEWRIGGAGSGAADAGRDLEMSFYVSSPDGDLVRQRWWVEAKGRAGTVEPADVKHAVVNVASRHDIDVLVVATNSLFSNPTRDWVREWQSNNPRPRVKLWERTELESHCSKNPIAVVRLFTKALSSQGKLEVAAKKLWDYAAFTDVPTLAALWADRSSLEIDSRGLVALAASEIANGSVEERSWAVFVDEDIVLDALGDGLINFLYLLFRAHEAGVRADPLVRALSYLLLVATYRCGESVVSDLLERVWESVAEREYPAEIRRVVVQPILESLSSELRDVCTSDCARISTKPLVLSDREVRTYLQRLSIGSDHDAKTPERVLMFESFDEPCRIGLALDKQCHCPFGEQQDGDRDVRPTLELVRLVAMSRHPKRE; encoded by the coding sequence ATGCCGAAAGACCTCTTCCTGCCGACTGAGCTCCCTTGGGCCGAACTTAAAGGCAGAGATCTCGAAGAGCTTCTGTACTGGCTATTCGACTCGATGGGCGCGAAGGATCTCGAGTGGCGAATCGGTGGAGCTGGGTCAGGCGCGGCGGACGCTGGCCGCGACCTTGAGATGAGTTTCTATGTTTCCTCACCCGATGGCGATCTAGTGCGTCAGAGATGGTGGGTCGAGGCGAAGGGGCGCGCAGGGACTGTTGAGCCGGCTGACGTGAAGCACGCCGTCGTAAACGTTGCGTCGCGGCACGACATTGATGTACTCGTCGTCGCTACCAACTCCCTATTCTCCAACCCGACCAGAGATTGGGTCCGTGAGTGGCAGTCGAACAACCCGCGACCCCGCGTGAAGCTGTGGGAGAGAACAGAGCTCGAAAGCCACTGCTCGAAGAATCCGATCGCTGTGGTGCGGCTCTTCACGAAGGCACTCAGCAGCCAAGGCAAGCTGGAAGTTGCTGCAAAGAAGCTCTGGGACTACGCAGCCTTTACAGATGTCCCAACTCTGGCTGCCCTCTGGGCCGATCGCTCAAGTTTGGAGATTGATTCGCGAGGCCTCGTAGCGCTTGCTGCCTCCGAGATCGCAAACGGGAGCGTGGAAGAGAGATCATGGGCAGTCTTTGTTGACGAAGATATCGTACTTGACGCGCTTGGCGATGGCCTCATCAACTTCCTGTACCTGCTATTCCGCGCACACGAGGCCGGCGTCCGCGCCGACCCTCTCGTTCGAGCGCTCTCCTATTTACTTCTCGTCGCGACCTACAGATGCGGAGAGAGCGTTGTGTCAGACTTGCTGGAACGCGTATGGGAGTCAGTCGCCGAGCGGGAGTATCCTGCGGAGATCCGAAGAGTAGTCGTCCAACCCATTCTTGAATCACTTTCAAGCGAGCTGCGCGACGTGTGCACGAGCGACTGCGCTCGCATCAGCACGAAGCCTCTTGTTCTGAGTGATCGAGAGGTGCGCACCTATCTTCAGCGGCTCTCAATTGGAAGTGATCATGATGCGAAGACTCCTGAGCGTGTGCTTATGTTTGAGTCGTTCGACGAGCCGTGTAGGATTGGGTTGGCACTCGACAAGCAGTGTCATTGCCCCTTTGGTGAACAGCAAGATGGTGACAGAGATGTACGGCCCACGCTCGAGTTGGTGCGATTGGTGGCAATGTCTCGACATCCCAAGCGCGAATAG
- a CDS encoding addiction module antidote protein, with translation MKKTVVFDAADYLDSEEVIAEYLNVALASEHPDLFLQAIADVAKARGMAQLAKDTGLGRESLYKALAPGAKPRYDTVLKLLRALGVEMHMSPAVREA, from the coding sequence ATGAAGAAGACAGTCGTATTCGATGCAGCGGACTATCTCGACAGCGAGGAAGTCATCGCGGAGTATCTCAACGTCGCGCTGGCGAGCGAGCATCCGGACCTGTTTCTGCAGGCGATCGCCGACGTGGCGAAGGCGCGCGGCATGGCGCAGTTGGCCAAGGACACCGGGCTCGGTCGAGAAAGTTTGTACAAGGCGTTGGCCCCTGGCGCGAAACCACGCTACGACACCGTGCTAAAGTTGCTTCGCGCGCTGGGGGTTGAGATGCACATGAGCCCGGCCGTTCGCGAAGCCTAA
- a CDS encoding type II toxin-antitoxin system RelE/ParE family toxin, translating to MSVFLRTAEFDEWLKALRDPIGKARILARLRAAELGHFGDCASVGDGVFELRVHVGPGYRVYYWRHGAVTYWLLCGGDKSTQRRDILRAKALRTRVENDP from the coding sequence ATAAGCGTCTTTCTTCGCACTGCGGAATTCGACGAGTGGCTCAAGGCGCTCCGCGACCCGATCGGCAAGGCGCGCATTCTTGCTCGGCTTCGCGCTGCGGAGCTCGGCCACTTCGGCGACTGTGCGTCAGTGGGCGACGGCGTCTTTGAGCTTCGCGTTCACGTCGGGCCAGGTTATCGGGTGTACTACTGGCGCCACGGTGCCGTCACCTACTGGCTGCTGTGTGGCGGTGACAAGTCGACACAGCGCCGGGATATCCTACGGGCCAAGGCCTTGCGTACCCGAGTGGAGAACGATCCATGA
- a CDS encoding helix-turn-helix domain-containing protein encodes MCTINVGVVGQYRLPDERQWRPFPRIAARGIASLSSEGRDPAAGAIGYVSVVVAPWAFPIYAGLNGAAIANRIIDLAAVSAPWRTMGDQLPRQPDGQHRIQVVATTLAHIAATARWPVRTARLIDAITGSASIATIAGDVALSPRRVHQLCVAYTGHSPSTYRQIARFGRLMRALHQHGVSTPWSAHVTEYADHSHAIREFRRLSGMTPRRYIATREKLNRTYSIVPHPDRLAC; translated from the coding sequence GTGTGCACGATCAACGTTGGCGTCGTGGGACAGTATCGCTTGCCCGACGAGAGGCAGTGGAGGCCGTTCCCGCGCATCGCGGCGCGCGGCATCGCCTCCCTGTCCTCGGAGGGACGCGACCCCGCCGCCGGCGCGATCGGCTATGTGAGTGTGGTCGTGGCGCCCTGGGCGTTCCCCATCTACGCCGGACTGAACGGGGCAGCCATCGCGAATCGCATCATCGATCTGGCCGCCGTGTCGGCGCCCTGGCGCACGATGGGCGACCAGCTGCCGCGCCAGCCGGATGGGCAGCACCGGATTCAGGTGGTGGCCACCACCCTCGCCCACATCGCCGCGACGGCACGCTGGCCTGTCCGAACCGCCCGACTGATCGATGCCATCACGGGAAGTGCATCGATCGCGACCATCGCTGGCGATGTGGCGCTCTCCCCGCGGCGTGTGCATCAGCTATGTGTGGCGTACACCGGACACAGTCCGTCCACCTATCGGCAGATTGCCCGCTTCGGACGATTGATGCGGGCGCTGCATCAGCACGGCGTCTCGACACCATGGAGCGCTCATGTCACGGAGTACGCCGATCACTCCCATGCCATCCGAGAATTCCGGCGACTATCCGGGATGACGCCCCGGCGTTACATCGCTACGCGGGAAAAATTGAACCGGACCTATTCCATCGTGCCCCACCCTGACCGGCTGGCGTGCTGA
- a CDS encoding S9 family peptidase, with protein MHRTLLPLVVQMVLPLARPWHASWIIVPLLAALSVRGATAWAQPRDPVPLLPLEQLMARPRVTTVQINPTGQTLAVLEKVGSHPAVVLYAVGQGATNTWAPTRLGVAFQDTVRSVSNVRWSGDGRWLLILHDRGGDEGYHLLRVDPRAVTGERQSGATATDLTPFPGAEVELLATPAGGGAIIASNHRDPRVSDVYVLDLDRGALRRLATNPGDVTVWAITPEGSVAGASAVRPDGMLEVRTPGPAPDAPWQTVYRAPPSERFTLLGAERGGRVLVARSNVGRATEAFAFMDASSGRVRRWRVSSCRGFDAGTLVTTAAGEVLGESCATSHRTFVPATARGQKQLQAALRRLEGTGTGADVLRALELESMTANGERLVFYSHAATDPGRFLLYDTQRGVADTAFAMRPDIDRAQLAPTTFHWFRARDGLRLSLLLTRSRVRVPGSANARQPAVVAVHGGPWSRDEVGYAGETQLLANRGYTVIQVNFRGSTGLGRATVDGAVGEFGQRMSDDLLDAIAWSVRNANVDPARVCILGGSYGGFAALVGMTRDAAHYRCGIDYAGPFDLETLIRAFPPSWQPFLPRSWYRFVGNPDQPAALERMRRVSPLAQLEKARGPLLVVHGDNDPRVRTDQALRVVRSWRARSLPVSLLLAGNEGHSFNEESTSLAVNRAVERFLGDWLGGRVQSTVAPDITRTLEALRAAGERAAAPAPPGAR; from the coding sequence ATGCATCGCACTCTTCTCCCGCTTGTCGTTCAGATGGTGCTCCCGCTTGCGCGTCCGTGGCACGCGTCGTGGATCATCGTGCCACTGCTCGCCGCGCTGAGCGTACGAGGCGCCACGGCCTGGGCGCAACCGCGCGATCCCGTGCCGTTGCTCCCCCTCGAGCAGCTCATGGCGCGTCCGCGCGTCACGACGGTTCAGATCAATCCCACCGGACAGACACTCGCGGTGCTCGAAAAGGTTGGATCGCATCCGGCCGTTGTGCTTTATGCGGTGGGACAGGGTGCCACCAATACTTGGGCCCCGACGCGACTCGGAGTGGCGTTTCAGGACACCGTCCGCTCGGTCAGCAATGTGAGATGGTCCGGGGACGGTCGGTGGCTGCTCATTCTGCACGACCGCGGCGGTGACGAGGGGTACCACCTGCTGCGCGTCGATCCGCGGGCGGTGACCGGTGAACGCCAGAGCGGCGCCACGGCGACCGATCTGACCCCCTTTCCGGGAGCGGAAGTCGAGCTGCTGGCCACGCCGGCGGGAGGTGGCGCCATCATCGCCTCGAATCATCGCGACCCGCGGGTGAGCGACGTGTACGTACTCGACCTCGACCGCGGCGCGCTGCGACGGCTCGCCACGAACCCGGGCGATGTGACGGTGTGGGCGATCACGCCCGAGGGGTCGGTGGCAGGGGCCAGTGCGGTACGCCCCGATGGCATGCTGGAGGTCCGCACGCCGGGCCCGGCGCCCGATGCCCCCTGGCAAACGGTGTATCGCGCGCCACCGTCTGAGAGATTCACGCTGCTCGGCGCCGAGCGCGGTGGTCGCGTGCTGGTGGCGCGCAGTAATGTCGGCCGTGCCACCGAGGCATTCGCGTTTATGGATGCGTCGAGCGGACGCGTGCGGCGATGGCGCGTCTCGTCCTGTCGCGGCTTCGATGCCGGCACGCTGGTCACGACGGCAGCGGGGGAGGTGCTCGGTGAATCCTGTGCGACGTCGCACCGCACGTTCGTGCCGGCAACCGCGCGCGGCCAGAAGCAGTTGCAGGCCGCGCTGCGCCGACTCGAGGGAACCGGCACGGGTGCTGACGTCCTGCGTGCGCTCGAGCTCGAAAGCATGACAGCCAACGGTGAGCGCCTCGTCTTCTACTCCCACGCGGCTACCGACCCCGGCCGGTTCCTGTTGTACGATACGCAGCGCGGCGTCGCCGATACGGCCTTTGCGATGCGGCCCGACATCGACCGCGCGCAGCTCGCACCCACCACGTTCCATTGGTTTCGCGCGCGGGACGGACTCCGTCTCTCCTTGCTGTTGACGCGATCGCGGGTGCGCGTTCCGGGCTCCGCGAACGCACGTCAGCCGGCCGTCGTGGCGGTCCACGGTGGACCGTGGAGTCGCGATGAGGTGGGATATGCCGGCGAAACGCAGTTGCTGGCGAATCGCGGCTACACCGTGATTCAGGTGAACTTCCGTGGTTCCACCGGACTGGGGCGGGCGACCGTGGACGGCGCGGTGGGCGAATTCGGCCAACGCATGTCCGACGATTTGCTCGACGCGATCGCGTGGAGCGTGCGAAACGCGAACGTCGATCCCGCACGCGTGTGCATTCTGGGGGGCTCCTACGGCGGATTTGCTGCACTGGTGGGGATGACACGCGATGCCGCACACTATCGCTGCGGCATCGACTACGCCGGCCCATTCGACCTGGAGACGCTCATCCGTGCGTTTCCGCCGTCGTGGCAACCGTTCCTGCCGCGCTCGTGGTATCGCTTCGTGGGCAATCCAGACCAGCCCGCGGCCCTCGAGCGGATGCGCCGCGTCTCACCGCTCGCGCAGCTCGAGAAGGCGCGCGGACCGCTGCTCGTGGTGCACGGGGACAACGATCCGCGGGTGCGCACGGACCAGGCGCTGCGAGTGGTCCGTTCCTGGCGCGCCCGTTCATTGCCGGTGTCGCTGCTGCTGGCCGGCAACGAAGGGCACAGCTTCAACGAGGAGTCGACGTCGCTGGCGGTGAACCGGGCGGTGGAACGCTTCCTCGGCGACTGGCTGGGAGGACGCGTGCAGTCCACGGTGGCACCGGACATCACGCGGACGCTCGAGGCGCTTCGGGCCGCGGGCGAACGCGCTGCAGCGCCGGCACCACCCGGAGCGCGCTAG
- a CDS encoding MarR family winged helix-turn-helix transcriptional regulator encodes MAAPRSPRDPHWDAPTSSGPLVDVGELHRTLVNVLRLLRDVDRESGVSPSRLSVLSVLVFVGPMSQAELARIEGVSAPSMSLLVRELETDGWVERTPDPVDARRTIVSASKGGRDLMLRSQRRRLDWLSAAISRLPVESQRVLAGCSTHLDALIAALRETYSG; translated from the coding sequence ATGGCTGCTCCCCGCTCTCCTCGCGATCCCCATTGGGATGCCCCGACCAGCTCGGGCCCGCTCGTCGACGTCGGCGAGCTGCACCGGACACTGGTCAACGTGCTGCGGCTCTTACGCGACGTGGACCGCGAGTCGGGCGTCAGTCCCTCGCGTCTATCGGTGCTCTCGGTGCTAGTCTTCGTCGGACCGATGTCCCAAGCCGAGCTCGCGCGAATCGAAGGCGTGAGCGCCCCATCGATGTCGCTGCTGGTGCGCGAGCTGGAGACTGATGGATGGGTGGAGCGCACCCCGGACCCGGTGGATGCGCGGCGCACCATCGTGAGCGCCAGCAAGGGCGGTCGCGACCTCATGCTGCGCTCCCAAAGGCGGCGCCTCGACTGGCTCTCAGCGGCGATCTCGCGGCTGCCGGTCGAGTCGCAGCGCGTTCTGGCCGGCTGCAGTACGCACCTCGACGCGCTGATCGCCGCACTGCGCGAGACCTATTCGGGCTAG